The following coding sequences lie in one Megalodesulfovibrio gigas DSM 1382 = ATCC 19364 genomic window:
- a CDS encoding molybdopterin-guanine dinucleotide biosynthesis protein MobB: MPVTRALALVGFKKSGKTTATLALARRLGERGLRVAVAKSSHHGLDKAETDTDKLLAVAENVVFISPEETALLWPKFTHLPDLIPLLDADILLVEGGKSLGWLPRVLLLHEPAEAAALEPGLTLATYGDVAHPELPHLETLDALADLAMTRSFLLPGLDCGGCGKTDCAEMAEEIVAGRLTPDACTARRMEVTIMVNGQPLATGPFVGRLIAGTLRGMLAELKGYTPGSPVHITLDG, encoded by the coding sequence ATGCCCGTGACGCGCGCCCTGGCCCTGGTGGGCTTCAAGAAATCCGGTAAAACCACTGCCACCCTGGCCCTGGCCCGTCGCCTGGGCGAACGCGGCCTGCGCGTGGCCGTGGCCAAGTCCAGCCATCATGGTCTGGACAAAGCTGAGACGGATACGGACAAGCTCCTGGCCGTGGCTGAAAACGTGGTGTTCATCAGTCCGGAGGAAACAGCCCTGCTGTGGCCCAAATTCACGCACCTGCCCGATCTCATCCCCTTGCTGGATGCGGATATCCTGCTGGTGGAGGGCGGCAAGTCCCTGGGCTGGCTGCCGCGGGTGCTGCTGCTGCACGAACCGGCCGAAGCCGCCGCCCTGGAGCCGGGTCTGACCCTGGCCACCTACGGCGACGTTGCCCATCCCGAGCTGCCGCATCTGGAAACCCTGGACGCCCTGGCCGATCTGGCCATGACCCGCAGCTTCCTGCTGCCCGGCCTGGACTGCGGCGGCTGCGGCAAGACTGACTGCGCCGAGATGGCCGAGGAAATCGTCGCCGGACGCCTGACCCCGGACGCCTGCACCGCCCGCCGCATGGAGGTCACGATCATGGTCAACGGTCAGCCCCTGGCCACGGGGCCCTTCGTGGGCCGGCTCATTGCCGGCACCTTGCGCGGCATGCTGGCCGAGCTGAAGGGCTACACGCCCGGCTCGCCGGTGCACATCACCTTGGACGGATAG
- a CDS encoding TIGR00282 family metallophosphoesterase yields MHILFLGDVMGRPGREALRRELPGLRERHAPDLVIVNAENASGGVGLAPPEARELLALGADVLTGGNHTFRFKELQALMNADHRVLRPANRPPGTPGQGMTVVRTAAGVPVAVCSLLGRVFMEPAECPFLAVDALLASLDPEISHVVVDFHAEATSEKQAMAWHLDGRATLVAGTHTHVQTADARILPHGTAAVTDAGMCGVAASVLGMDPAIIVKKFVTSLPARFELAKGEGTVQGLLVHTDDATGRATAVFPIS; encoded by the coding sequence ATGCACATTCTGTTTCTGGGGGATGTGATGGGCCGGCCCGGTCGCGAGGCCCTGCGCCGGGAACTGCCCGGATTGCGGGAGCGGCATGCCCCGGATCTGGTGATCGTCAATGCGGAGAACGCCTCCGGCGGCGTGGGGCTGGCTCCGCCCGAGGCCCGGGAGCTGCTGGCCCTGGGCGCGGACGTGCTCACCGGCGGCAACCACACCTTTCGGTTCAAGGAATTGCAGGCGCTCATGAATGCCGACCACCGGGTGCTGCGCCCGGCCAATCGCCCCCCCGGCACCCCCGGCCAGGGCATGACCGTGGTGCGCACCGCCGCCGGCGTGCCCGTGGCGGTGTGCAGCCTGTTGGGCCGGGTGTTCATGGAGCCTGCAGAGTGCCCGTTTCTGGCCGTGGATGCATTGCTGGCGTCCCTGGATCCAGAAATCAGCCATGTTGTTGTGGATTTTCATGCCGAGGCCACCTCGGAAAAGCAGGCCATGGCCTGGCATCTGGATGGCCGCGCCACTCTGGTGGCTGGCACGCACACCCATGTGCAGACTGCGGACGCCCGCATCCTGCCCCATGGCACGGCAGCCGTCACCGATGCCGGCATGTGCGGCGTGGCGGCATCCGTCCTGGGCATGGATCCGGCCATCATCGTCAAAAAATTCGTCACCAGCCTGCCTGCCCGTTTCGAGCTGGCCAAGGGTGAAGGCACAGTGCAAGGCCTGCTGGTGCATACGGACGACGCCACCGGCCGCGCCACGGCCGTTTTCCCCATCTCGTGA
- the recD2 gene encoding SF1B family DNA helicase RecD2, producing the protein MKSSRTKRPRKNEPAAPQETPAQASLPLAETDGMQELAGRIERVTFSNPENGFTVARVRLPGSRHPVTVVGAMLDALPGQEFKFTGRWKEDPRYGPQFLAESAVQALPVEEDGIRLFLGSGIIKGVGPELANRIVNHFKAETLEVLDRSPERLREVGGVGEKKLKMVVEGWAAQREVREAMLFFQSHGVSAAHALRIFKHYGPAAVAVVQHNPYRLCMEVRGFGFLTADAIARKLNFATDSDLRVEAGIVYVLGEETGQGHVFSPKDALMERAERMLEVPEDLCRKALENLVFEGRLILEELPEVGEAVYLTNFHTAERRVASRLRTLAAAPRRLRPMDPEDAIREVEKSLGIALAPRQVEAVEQAGRSKVLVVTGGPGTGKTTIIKAILALYQSMEATALLAAPTGRAAKRMAEACGQEAMTIHRLLEFSQQTGGFFRGEEDPLDCDLLIIDESSMIDLMLMHHLLKAVPLGATMVLVGDVHQLPSVGPGNVLKDIIGSGVVPVVELDEVFRQARQSDIVLGAHAINQGQMPYLETSRERLSDFYFIEEEDPERCAQRIVDLVKNHIPRRFKLDPMEDIQVLAPMHKGSAGVERLNELLQLSLNPQEVALVRGGRRFQLHDRVMQLRNNYDLDIYNGDLGRVVAVDPQGPGLLVKFDGREILLEGADLDDVAPAYAISIHKSQGSEYPAVVVPVLTQHFVMLQRNLLYTAVTRGRKLVVLTGSRKALAMAVRNNATLARHTWLARRLQG; encoded by the coding sequence ATGAAATCTTCCCGCACCAAACGCCCCCGCAAAAATGAACCTGCCGCGCCCCAGGAGACGCCGGCGCAGGCCTCCCTGCCCCTGGCCGAGACCGATGGCATGCAGGAACTGGCCGGCCGCATCGAACGCGTCACCTTTTCCAATCCTGAAAACGGCTTCACCGTGGCCCGGGTGCGACTGCCCGGTTCTCGTCATCCGGTAACGGTGGTGGGCGCCATGCTGGATGCCCTGCCCGGCCAGGAGTTCAAATTCACCGGTCGCTGGAAGGAGGATCCGCGCTACGGGCCGCAGTTTTTGGCGGAATCCGCCGTGCAGGCCTTGCCCGTGGAGGAGGACGGCATCCGTCTGTTCCTGGGCTCTGGCATCATCAAGGGCGTGGGGCCGGAACTGGCCAACCGTATTGTCAATCATTTCAAGGCTGAAACCCTTGAGGTGTTGGACCGCTCCCCCGAACGCCTGCGCGAGGTGGGCGGCGTGGGCGAAAAGAAACTCAAGATGGTGGTGGAAGGCTGGGCAGCGCAACGCGAAGTGCGCGAGGCCATGCTGTTTTTCCAGTCCCATGGCGTCAGCGCGGCGCATGCCCTGCGCATCTTCAAGCATTATGGACCGGCGGCGGTGGCCGTGGTGCAGCACAATCCCTACCGACTGTGCATGGAGGTGCGGGGATTCGGATTTCTGACGGCCGACGCCATCGCCCGCAAGCTCAACTTCGCCACGGACAGCGACCTGCGCGTGGAAGCCGGCATCGTCTATGTGCTGGGTGAGGAAACCGGACAGGGGCATGTGTTCTCCCCCAAGGACGCCCTGATGGAGCGCGCCGAGCGCATGCTGGAGGTGCCCGAGGACCTCTGCCGCAAGGCGCTGGAAAATCTCGTCTTCGAGGGTCGGTTGATCCTGGAGGAACTGCCTGAGGTCGGCGAGGCCGTGTATCTGACGAACTTCCACACGGCAGAGCGCCGGGTGGCCTCCCGGTTGCGGACCCTGGCCGCGGCCCCGCGCCGGTTGCGCCCCATGGACCCGGAGGACGCCATCCGGGAAGTGGAAAAATCCCTGGGCATCGCCCTGGCCCCGCGTCAGGTGGAGGCCGTGGAACAGGCCGGCCGCTCCAAGGTGCTGGTGGTGACCGGGGGGCCGGGCACGGGCAAGACGACCATCATCAAGGCCATCCTGGCCCTGTACCAGTCCATGGAGGCCACGGCCCTGCTGGCTGCGCCCACGGGCCGGGCGGCCAAGCGCATGGCCGAGGCCTGCGGGCAGGAAGCCATGACCATCCATCGCCTGCTGGAGTTCAGCCAGCAGACGGGCGGATTCTTTCGCGGGGAGGAAGATCCCCTGGATTGCGACCTGCTGATCATCGACGAAAGTTCCATGATCGATCTGATGCTCATGCATCACCTGCTCAAGGCCGTGCCCCTGGGGGCCACCATGGTGCTGGTGGGAGACGTGCACCAGCTGCCCTCGGTGGGGCCGGGCAACGTGCTCAAGGACATCATCGGCTCGGGGGTCGTGCCCGTGGTGGAACTGGATGAAGTATTTCGCCAGGCCCGGCAGAGTGATATCGTCCTGGGGGCGCACGCCATCAACCAGGGGCAGATGCCGTACCTGGAAACCAGCCGGGAACGGCTTTCGGACTTCTATTTCATTGAGGAAGAAGACCCCGAGCGCTGCGCCCAGCGCATTGTGGATCTGGTCAAGAACCACATCCCCAGACGCTTCAAGCTGGACCCCATGGAGGACATCCAGGTCCTTGCGCCCATGCACAAGGGCTCCGCCGGAGTGGAGCGGCTCAACGAATTGCTGCAACTCTCTCTCAATCCACAGGAAGTTGCCCTGGTGCGCGGCGGCAGGCGTTTTCAGCTGCACGACCGCGTCATGCAATTGCGCAATAACTATGATCTCGACATCTATAACGGCGACCTCGGCCGCGTGGTGGCCGTGGATCCCCAAGGTCCTGGATTACTGGTGAAATTCGATGGCAGGGAAATTTTGCTCGAAGGGGCGGATCTGGACGACGTCGCCCCGGCGTACGCCATTTCTATCCACAAATCGCAGGGTTCAGAATATCCCGCCGTTGTTGTTCCCGTCTTGACGCAGCATTTCGTCATGCTACAACGTAATCTTCTGTACACGGCCGTCACGCGCGGTCGCAAGCTGGTGGTGCTGACAGGTTCGCGCAAGGCCCTGGCCATGGCTGTACGGAATAACGCAACGCTTGCCCGGCACACCTGGCTTGCCCGGCGCCTTCAAGGGTAG
- a CDS encoding response regulator → MSSHDDELPPPAGDPLESPFAVLAICPGGELRECNKAATTLLGTCAEPVQDVVKRLMEMMQASGCQPGRTRNAICRLPLKGGGSCDLSVHICALVDGGAVLGLADVTDLVESREVLRCTISEREHALEKALAAKRDFLANMSHELRTPLNGILGMTDLLSITETTEEQRLYIEAVRRSGRDLLHIVNHLLDLSASERGMLTLRPAEFTLRETLAPVFETLGRLATEKGLGFEVAIQADTPNYLVGDTERLKQIVYNLGDNAVKYTRQGHVAIHVRPGTEADRPAANTPANGAHALLVFQVHDTGPGVPAHKRDHIFDAFSLGEEILTKKHAGAGLGLPVSKTLAEMMGGSLVLSSAGEGTGSTFTCTVCLGRAQEPAAAERLAPKAWEAATGSLRVLLVEDEDVSRIFAKVFLEKQGHSVETAVNGLQALEKLAAARFDVVLMDVQMPEMDGLTAAREIRDGKSGGDPEVPIIALTVFSSTEDRQRIKDAGMDEYISKPVDAERLDRALRRALARTRRAV, encoded by the coding sequence ATGTCTTCCCACGATGACGAGCTGCCGCCCCCTGCCGGCGATCCGCTGGAAAGTCCCTTTGCCGTACTGGCCATCTGCCCCGGTGGCGAACTGCGTGAATGCAACAAGGCGGCCACCACCCTGCTGGGCACCTGTGCAGAGCCGGTGCAGGACGTGGTCAAACGCCTTATGGAGATGATGCAGGCCAGCGGCTGCCAGCCCGGGCGCACCCGGAACGCCATTTGCCGGCTGCCCCTGAAGGGCGGCGGTTCCTGCGATCTGTCGGTCCATATCTGTGCCCTGGTGGACGGCGGCGCCGTCCTGGGACTGGCGGATGTGACGGATCTGGTGGAATCCCGGGAGGTGCTGCGCTGCACCATTTCCGAGCGTGAGCACGCCCTGGAAAAGGCCCTGGCCGCCAAGCGCGATTTTCTGGCCAACATGAGCCATGAGCTGCGCACGCCCCTGAACGGCATCCTGGGCATGACGGATCTGCTCTCCATCACCGAGACCACCGAGGAACAACGGCTCTATATCGAAGCCGTGCGCCGCTCGGGCCGGGATCTGCTGCACATCGTCAACCATCTGCTGGATCTGTCCGCCTCGGAACGTGGCATGCTCACCCTGCGGCCGGCGGAATTCACCCTGCGCGAAACCCTGGCGCCGGTGTTCGAGACCCTGGGGCGTTTGGCCACGGAAAAGGGCCTGGGCTTCGAGGTCGCAATCCAGGCGGACACGCCGAACTATCTGGTGGGCGATACCGAACGGCTCAAGCAGATCGTCTACAACCTGGGTGACAATGCCGTGAAATACACCCGGCAGGGTCATGTGGCCATCCACGTCCGCCCCGGGACCGAGGCAGACAGGCCGGCGGCCAATACTCCCGCAAACGGCGCCCACGCGTTGCTGGTCTTCCAGGTGCACGATACCGGCCCCGGCGTGCCCGCCCATAAACGGGACCACATCTTCGACGCCTTTTCCCTGGGCGAGGAAATCCTCACCAAGAAGCACGCCGGTGCGGGCCTTGGCCTGCCGGTTTCCAAGACTCTGGCCGAGATGATGGGCGGTTCCCTGGTGCTCTCCAGCGCCGGCGAGGGCACCGGTTCCACCTTCACGTGCACCGTGTGCCTGGGCAGGGCCCAGGAGCCGGCCGCGGCTGAACGGCTGGCCCCAAAGGCCTGGGAGGCGGCCACGGGATCCTTGCGGGTGCTGCTGGTGGAGGATGAGGACGTGAGCCGCATCTTTGCCAAGGTGTTTCTGGAAAAGCAGGGCCACAGCGTGGAAACCGCCGTCAACGGCCTGCAGGCCCTGGAGAAGCTGGCCGCCGCCCGTTTTGACGTGGTGCTGATGGACGTGCAGATGCCGGAAATGGACGGCCTGACCGCCGCCCGGGAAATTCGCGATGGCAAAAGCGGTGGCGATCCCGAAGTGCCCATCATCGCCCTGACCGTCTTCTCCTCCACCGAAGACCGCCAGCGGATCAAGGATGCCGGCATGGATGAATACATCTCCAAACCGGTGGATGCGGAACGGCTGGACCGCGCCCTGCGCCGCGCCCTTGCCAGAACTCGCCGCGCCGTCTAA
- a CDS encoding EVE domain-containing protein, protein MTAHWLVKSEPGCFSIDDLAASEHGATCWSGVRNYQARNFMRQMQQGDTVLFYHSVTNPAVVGLARVVREAYPDHTAFDPADQHYDPKSSPEKPLWDMVDIQWLETFPRPLPLPLLRQVRGLEEMELLKKGSRLSVMPVSAAAFQRIMELAHQA, encoded by the coding sequence ATGACCGCGCACTGGCTGGTCAAGTCCGAACCGGGCTGTTTTTCCATCGACGATCTGGCTGCGTCCGAACACGGCGCCACCTGCTGGAGCGGCGTGCGCAATTACCAGGCCCGCAACTTCATGCGCCAGATGCAGCAGGGGGACACGGTGCTGTTCTACCACAGCGTCACCAACCCCGCCGTCGTGGGGCTGGCCAGGGTGGTGCGGGAGGCCTACCCGGACCACACGGCCTTTGATCCGGCGGATCAGCACTACGACCCCAAATCCAGCCCCGAAAAACCCCTGTGGGACATGGTGGACATCCAGTGGCTGGAGACCTTCCCCCGCCCCCTGCCGCTCCCCCTGCTCCGCCAGGTGCGGGGACTGGAGGAAATGGAACTGCTGAAAAAAGGCTCGCGGCTCTCGGTCATGCCCGTGTCGGCTGCAGCGTTCCAACGCATCATGGAACTGGCGCATCAGGCATAA
- a CDS encoding IscA/HesB family protein: protein MIHLTDNAVSELDAYFADKPKSSIRIYLAPGGCSGPRLALALDEASDADEVVTQGDYTLVMEKQLYAQAKPLTIDVSHMGFSVDSNLQLGGGGCGSGCGSSCGSGSSSSGCGCQ, encoded by the coding sequence ATGATTCATTTGACCGACAATGCCGTGTCCGAACTGGACGCCTACTTTGCTGACAAACCCAAAAGTTCCATCCGGATCTACCTGGCACCCGGCGGCTGCTCCGGCCCCCGGCTGGCCCTGGCGCTGGACGAAGCCAGCGACGCCGATGAAGTGGTGACCCAGGGCGACTACACCCTGGTGATGGAAAAACAACTCTACGCCCAGGCCAAGCCCCTGACAATCGACGTCTCCCACATGGGCTTTTCCGTGGACTCCAATCTCCAACTCGGCGGCGGCGGCTGCGGCAGCGGCTGCGGCAGCAGTTGTGGCAGCGGCTCCTCCAGCAGCGGCTGCGGTTGCCAGTAG
- a CDS encoding NlpC/P60 family N-terminal domain-containing protein, whose amino-acid sequence MDGILHRIAYRLRPALLLLACALLLGACSAKTPSPLPPPTAEVVADLTAFPQDPRRLTGTGRPWPEGEPVSPALQAGLYAKFRERWLAPWNPGAKPQSAKDALWGIATYGGKQAWQRNGAPRPAGWSTAIAANCAASTFPSMRQPGIVLSTGDLRVLPTAEPFFLDPARPGEGYPFDYFQNSAIWAATPVLVTHQSADGLWLHVESAYAAGWLPRQQVGFVDQGLMDLFRRAPWAAVTAEHVLLTAADKRASVRLGIGAVLPVLEQGPFGIRVGIPRRTGDLTALDQALLTNAQAAAMPLAFSRERVAVLAAAMQGQAYGWGGLDGLRDCSSLMRDLFTPFGVFLPRNSSQQARAGDQRPLEGLSPAQKEATLLRDGLPFRTLVNKKGHVMLYVGQHKGRAAVYHAIWGVHSREPDGSSGRVVMGRTCITGLAPGAEHESVKRLGSTLVDTLSSFTILQIQP is encoded by the coding sequence ATGGACGGCATTCTTCATCGCATTGCATACCGGCTGCGTCCGGCGCTTCTGCTGCTGGCCTGCGCGCTGCTCCTGGGCGCGTGCAGCGCCAAAACGCCAAGCCCATTGCCGCCGCCCACGGCGGAGGTGGTGGCGGATCTCACGGCCTTTCCGCAGGATCCCCGCCGTCTGACCGGCACGGGCCGGCCCTGGCCCGAGGGCGAACCTGTCTCCCCGGCCCTGCAGGCCGGGCTGTACGCCAAATTCCGCGAACGCTGGCTCGCGCCGTGGAATCCCGGGGCCAAGCCGCAATCCGCCAAGGACGCGTTGTGGGGCATAGCCACCTATGGCGGCAAGCAGGCCTGGCAGCGCAACGGCGCGCCCCGGCCTGCTGGCTGGAGCACCGCCATTGCCGCCAATTGCGCCGCCTCCACCTTCCCCTCCATGCGGCAGCCGGGCATTGTGCTGTCCACGGGGGATCTCAGGGTGCTGCCCACGGCCGAGCCCTTTTTCCTGGATCCTGCCCGGCCGGGAGAAGGGTACCCGTTCGACTATTTCCAAAACTCCGCCATCTGGGCCGCCACTCCGGTGCTGGTGACGCATCAGAGTGCAGACGGCCTGTGGCTGCACGTGGAAAGCGCCTATGCCGCGGGCTGGCTGCCTCGCCAGCAGGTAGGGTTTGTGGACCAGGGATTGATGGATCTGTTCCGCAGGGCGCCCTGGGCCGCAGTGACGGCCGAACACGTGCTCCTCACCGCGGCAGACAAGCGCGCCAGCGTGCGCCTGGGCATCGGCGCGGTGCTGCCCGTGCTGGAGCAGGGCCCCTTCGGCATCCGGGTGGGCATTCCGCGCCGTACCGGAGATCTGACGGCCCTGGATCAGGCCCTGCTTACCAATGCGCAGGCCGCCGCCATGCCGCTGGCGTTTTCCCGGGAGCGGGTGGCCGTCCTTGCTGCGGCCATGCAGGGCCAGGCCTATGGCTGGGGCGGGCTGGACGGCCTGCGGGACTGCTCCTCCCTCATGCGCGATCTCTTCACCCCCTTTGGCGTCTTCCTGCCCCGCAATTCCTCACAGCAGGCCAGGGCAGGGGACCAGCGCCCCCTGGAGGGCCTCTCGCCCGCGCAAAAAGAGGCGACCCTGCTGCGGGACGGGCTGCCCTTCCGCACCCTGGTGAACAAGAAGGGCCATGTGATGCTGTACGTGGGCCAGCACAAGGGCAGGGCGGCGGTGTATCATGCCATCTGGGGCGTGCACAGCCGGGAGCCCGACGGCAGCAGCGGCCGCGTGGTGATGGGCCGCACCTGCATCACCGGCCTGGCGCCGGGTGCGGAGCACGAGAGCGTCAAGCGCCTGGGATCCACCCTGGTGGATACCCTGTCCTCCTTCACCATCCTGCAAATACAGCCGTAA
- the tyrS gene encoding tyrosine--tRNA ligase, which translates to MDAELKQLLRGCVDCIDIEELKKKLARGKPLRVKIGFDPTAPDLHLGHTVCLQKLKHFQDAGHQAIFLIGDFTGMIGDPSGKSETRPPLTREQVLANAETYKQQIYKLLDKDKTEIAFNSTWMDQFSASDFIRLCSRHTVARMMERDDFSKRFADGRPIAIHEFLYPLVQGYDSVALKADIELGGTDQTFNLLVGRHLQSHYGQEPQCIMTMPLLEGLDGVQKMSKSLGNYVGIDEPAKDIFGKLMSVSDVMMWRYYELLSDKGLEEIADLKAQVEGGALHPMECKKRLAWEMAAKYHDAPAADHARQEFETVFSKGALPEDMPEFTAAAGDASRPVQFLADAELVASRSEARRQVKAGALSVNGEKLDDPETALAPGEYVIKLGKKRFLKLTVV; encoded by the coding sequence GTGGACGCCGAACTCAAGCAACTGCTGCGCGGCTGCGTGGACTGCATCGACATCGAAGAACTCAAAAAAAAGCTCGCCCGGGGCAAGCCCCTGCGGGTGAAGATCGGTTTCGATCCCACGGCGCCGGATCTGCACCTGGGCCACACCGTCTGCCTGCAGAAGCTCAAGCATTTTCAGGACGCCGGCCACCAGGCCATCTTTCTGATCGGCGATTTCACGGGCATGATCGGCGACCCCTCCGGCAAGTCCGAGACCCGCCCCCCCCTGACCCGCGAACAGGTGCTGGCCAACGCCGAGACCTACAAGCAGCAAATTTACAAGCTGCTGGACAAGGACAAGACGGAAATCGCCTTCAACTCCACCTGGATGGATCAGTTTTCCGCCTCGGACTTCATCCGCCTGTGCTCCCGCCACACCGTGGCCCGGATGATGGAGCGCGACGACTTCTCCAAGCGCTTTGCCGACGGCCGGCCCATCGCCATCCATGAGTTCCTCTATCCCCTGGTCCAGGGCTACGATTCCGTGGCCCTCAAGGCGGATATCGAGCTGGGCGGCACGGACCAGACCTTTAACCTGCTGGTGGGCCGGCATCTGCAGTCCCACTACGGGCAGGAACCCCAGTGCATCATGACCATGCCGCTGCTCGAAGGCCTGGACGGCGTGCAGAAGATGAGCAAATCCCTGGGGAATTACGTGGGCATCGACGAGCCGGCCAAGGACATCTTCGGCAAGCTCATGAGCGTGTCCGACGTGATGATGTGGCGGTATTACGAGCTGCTCTCGGACAAGGGCCTGGAAGAAATCGCCGATCTCAAGGCCCAGGTGGAGGGCGGGGCGCTGCATCCCATGGAATGCAAGAAGCGCCTGGCCTGGGAGATGGCCGCCAAATACCACGATGCCCCGGCCGCGGACCACGCCCGCCAGGAGTTTGAGACCGTGTTCAGCAAGGGCGCGTTGCCCGAGGACATGCCCGAATTCACGGCCGCCGCGGGCGATGCCAGCCGCCCCGTGCAGTTTCTGGCCGATGCCGAGCTGGTGGCTTCCCGCAGCGAGGCCCGCCGTCAGGTGAAGGCCGGCGCCCTGAGCGTGAACGGCGAGAAGCTGGACGACCCGGAAACCGCCCTGGCCCCGGGCGAGTATGTGATCAAGCTGGGGAAGAAGCGGTTTCTCAAGCTCACGGTGGTGTAG
- a CDS encoding molybdopterin molybdotransferase MoeA — protein sequence MEGFFNVVSVTAFQALLEGVAPLPAVSLSIEDGLGLTLARDVTADEDLPLADRSSMDGYAVAAADTFGSGETNPGLLDCVGVVDIQTPPTFSLAPGQCAAIVTGGILPRGADAVLLVEQTQIVGAPENNVLGQAGDVIEIRRAVAPGEAVMRQGEDARAGAVLLPAGTLLRPQELGLLAALGVLEIPVHRRPRVAVISTGDEVVPITERPRLGQVRDVNSLTLAQLCRQCSAEPGLRTHAGDDPAALKAALDAALDDAEEGGHDVVLLSGGSSVGTRDCTLAAIQARPGAEVLAHGVAMSPGKPVILARVGHRTVWGLPGQVASAMVVMLVLVQPLLRRLMGDPTSLQWERRPGLTARLARNVASRQGREDYVRVRVAPGEDGLQATPELGPSGLLRTLVGSHGLVRIPAGLEGLEVGAMVDVKPFWM from the coding sequence GTGGAAGGATTTTTCAACGTCGTCTCTGTGACGGCCTTTCAGGCGCTGCTGGAGGGCGTTGCGCCCCTGCCGGCCGTTTCCCTATCCATCGAAGACGGCCTGGGCCTGACCTTGGCCCGGGATGTGACGGCCGACGAGGATCTGCCCCTGGCGGACCGTTCCTCCATGGACGGCTATGCCGTGGCCGCGGCGGACACCTTCGGCAGCGGCGAGACCAATCCCGGCCTGCTGGACTGCGTGGGCGTGGTGGACATCCAGACCCCGCCGACATTTTCCCTGGCTCCCGGCCAGTGCGCGGCCATCGTCACCGGCGGCATTCTCCCCCGTGGCGCGGATGCGGTGCTGCTGGTGGAGCAGACGCAGATCGTCGGCGCGCCGGAAAACAACGTCCTGGGCCAGGCGGGCGACGTCATCGAGATCCGCCGGGCCGTGGCTCCGGGCGAGGCCGTGATGCGCCAGGGGGAGGACGCCCGCGCCGGCGCGGTGCTGCTGCCCGCGGGCACGCTCCTGCGGCCGCAGGAACTGGGCCTGCTGGCGGCCCTCGGGGTACTGGAAATTCCTGTCCATCGTCGGCCCAGGGTGGCGGTCATTTCCACGGGGGATGAAGTCGTCCCGATCACCGAACGTCCCCGCCTTGGTCAGGTGCGCGATGTGAACAGCCTCACCCTGGCCCAGCTCTGCCGCCAGTGCAGCGCCGAGCCCGGTCTTCGCACCCATGCCGGGGACGATCCCGCCGCCCTGAAAGCCGCCCTTGACGCCGCCTTGGATGACGCCGAGGAAGGCGGACACGACGTGGTGCTGCTCTCCGGCGGCAGCTCCGTGGGCACGCGGGATTGCACCCTGGCGGCCATTCAGGCCCGGCCCGGAGCCGAGGTGCTGGCCCATGGCGTGGCCATGTCGCCGGGCAAGCCGGTCATCCTGGCCCGGGTGGGGCACCGCACCGTCTGGGGGCTGCCGGGGCAGGTAGCCTCGGCCATGGTGGTCATGCTGGTGCTGGTGCAGCCGCTTTTGCGCCGGCTCATGGGCGATCCTACTTCCCTGCAGTGGGAGCGCCGGCCCGGGCTGACGGCCCGGCTTGCGCGCAATGTGGCCTCGCGCCAGGGACGGGAAGATTACGTCCGGGTGCGGGTCGCGCCGGGGGAGGACGGTCTGCAGGCCACGCCGGAGCTGGGGCCGTCCGGGTTGCTGCGGACCCTCGTTGGATCCCACGGGCTGGTGCGCATCCCGGCCGGCCTGGAGGGCCTGGAGGTCGGGGCCATGGTGGACGTCAAGCCTTTCTGGATGTAG